CCACCGGGATTATGCCGCGCTCCATCCGTGGCGAAAGCTCGTCGCGGACGGCGCGCCCGGTACGCTCGAAATCCGGAGTGGCATTCCCGTGTCTGCCATTGGCGTGGATGACGCGTGTTGCGTCGACGTATTCGGCGGAGAAGCCGACGCTGACGAGCGCCGCGGTGAAAAGATGGGCTGCCAGTCGCTCGCCACGGGCAACTATGCGATCGGTCATGGCGGGCGTGAGTCGCTTCGGCGAGGCAGCGACCGCCCGAGCGATACGCGCAAGGTCGTCGAACTCGCGGTCCATGTTTCTCTGAAGACTCTTCAACTCGTTCGAGTCAATCATGAGCTCGCGCGCCGTGCGAACGTGACGGTCGCGCAATACCGCGATGAGTTCCGAAGTCCGAGCACGATCGCGACGCTTCGCCGTCGAGGCGATCTCGAATAATCCGTCCGTAACGCCGCCCATCGCTGACGCGATGATCGCAACGCCGTGCTGTTGGCCACTGGCGACGATTCCAATGGCGTGACGGATCGCTTCCGCGTTAGAGAGCGCAATACCGCCGAATTTGTGAACCACTGGATTCATGCCCCACAAAGTGCGACGGTATGGGCATCTGCTCCAGTAGGATGCCACAGCGAGTCCAGAGCGACGAGCCGTCACATTCAGCTCGTTGTCATTTCTTGCCTGGCTGCGAGCGAAAGCAGTGCACGTCTGGCTCGAAGAGCAGAGCGGGACGCCGTTCGTCTGACCCGGACGGCCCGAAGTTCGTCAAGCGACGTTCCACGCCGAGATGGACTCTCCCCGAATGGAAGTTCGCGCACATCAGCTCGACGTTCGCACACAACGAGGCGCTGTCTCGACTCAGCGTGATCGGCGCAGAGGTCATCGAGCGGTGGTCATCGCTCAGCGAGTCGAGGACAGTAGACAGAAAGTTGAGGATAGGACACCGCGACTCGTGGTCGGATGGCATCGACTCCAGGACAGGAGACCGCGACTCGTGGTCGGATGGCACCGACTCCAGGACAGATGACAGGGACTCGTGGTCGGATGGCACCGACTCCAGGACAGATGACATCTAGGCGTTGGTAGATGACATCGAGTCGCGGACAGCTCACGTGAGCAAGCCGTCAGCCGAGGTGAGGCGCCGGCAAGGTCACGTGAGGCGCCCTCCCAACGTCAGTGCAGCCGAAAAAGAAACCAAAGACGGCCTAACGATATCCACGCCGCGACGGACGCACACGGCGTAGCGGTTCTCTTGCGTCCACTACCATATATGGAGTTGCGCCATGGAAGGTCGACCGGAAGTCGTCTCGATGGCCCGACGCTTTTCCGATCGCGGCGAATGACCTCAGTGACGTGCTCAGTGACGCGTCCGCTCGCTCGCGACGCGAGACGAGCTGGGGTACGACGCTTGCCCATCCAGGAGTGGACCCAAGGCGAGGGATTGCAAGAGTCATGGTCGTTCGAGGTTATGACATCGCGGCGCTCGCGAAGAAGACCTGGGGCGAGATCGGGAAGGATAAGGTTTCCGTGTATGCCGCGCAGATGTCATATAGCCTCTTCTTCGCCCTCTTTCCGTTGCTGCTCTTCTTTGCCGCACTGCTGAGCCTCGTCGCCGATAGGCAAACCGTAATGGCCGAGTTCAACGGCCGCATTGCCGCGGCGCTTCCCGGCGATGTCGCCTCGCTGCTCGGCAAGACGATCGAAGAGGTGATCTTCGCCAAGGGCGCGCCGGGCTTGTTGTCCTTCGGCCTGTTGACGGCGGCCTGGTCCGGCTCGAGCATTTTCGGCGCGCTTCGCGCGGCGCTCAACGCGGCCTACGGCGTCGAAGAGACGCGACCCTGGTGGATGCAGTACCTGGTCCAGCTCAGCATGCTCATCGTCGCAGGCGCGGTTATAGTCGCCTCGACGATGATTCTCATCAACGGCGAGGGCATCGTTGCTTGGCTGGCCACTCATCTTGGCCTCGAGCGCATCACGACGCTCATCTGGACCGTGATTCAGTTTCCGCTGGCGTTCATCGCCCTCGTCGCCGTGCTCTGGATGATCTACTATGTTCTGCCGAACTGCCGGCACCAGGATAAGCGTATTCTCATCCTCGGCGCTCTCCTCGCGACGCTTCTCTGGATCGCGGCGACGCTCCTATTCCGGCTATATGTGCAGAAGTTCAATCAACTGAACCCCGCGTATGGCGCGATTGGCGCCATAATGGTTTTGCTGACATGGATGTACTACTCGTCGTACGTACTGCTTGCGATTGGCGAGCTGATGGCCGAGCTGCAAGCGGGGAGCGGCCGGGTCGACCAGCCCGTCGAGAAATCGCCCATGGCAGGTGCGTCGGTGCCACGGCGATATGCTCTGGTTCCCTCGCGCGGCGCGAGATCGGCGCGCTTCTGCGGCGCCTCGCTGAAGGCTCGGCGCTGTGCGCTATCGCTGCGACGCTCGGCTTTCTCCGTGTGCTCTCGCTCGTCGCCGGACTTGTTCTTGTGATCGGGGACCAATGGCTTCCGCAAAACCGCTTTGAGCTCGGCGCGTTGATCGTCGTGATCATCGCTGGCGCCTCAGCTGGGACGTTCACTCGCCGTGGCCTAACGATCCTCACACAGTGCCGTTGACAGCGGATCCAAACCGAATACTCACCGGAACGACGTCGGGCAGACGGCGTGACTCCAATTATCGCTTTTGGGGCGAATTGGCGTCGGGCACTCGCGTAGGCGACCAGACGACGACATCGAGCCGGGACGCAAAGGAGAGCCGCGGGGCAGTCGACGGAAGCTCGATACCCCCGGCGCTGGCCATCGTATTTACCGAAATATCGGCTTCGGCCGGTTGCAGCGGCCATGGATGATGATGAATTTCGGCGCAACGAATGCGTGCAGCGTGATCGATCGCGTACAGGGAATAGCGCTCAGTGAGCCAGTGATCGAGTGAGCCGGGCTTCGCGCGGCTGATCGGCCCAATCGGTCGATAGCGCGCGCTCAGCTCCGCCGGACGGCCGCGGGAGTCAATACGCCGGCTGTGATACTGGAGGGTGCCGTCAGCAGCGGCGCGGATGTTCATGCTCGCGCGAAAGTACGGAAGGAAATACGTCGCGCGGGCGGCAGCGACCGCGACGGCGCTACCAGCATCGAGGCTGAAGAAATAGACGCCAGGCTTGCTGCCTAAGGTGACATATGTTCGTACGTTGAGCTCCGGAAACTCCGAGACGATCGGAAGCGCCGGTAACCAGCGGGCGCGCAGATGACTGAGATAGAACGCCGCGATCGAGACCCACGCGCGTCCCTCGAAGAGATCGATGGGCAGGGATGGTGGAACGATACGTCGCAGTGCTTCGGCGTCGACCGGCCAGTGAGCGAACAGCAAATCGGTCCAGCGCTGCGCCATGATCCACGGACTACTCGGGAGCGGCCATGGGCGATGGCCAATTTCGCCCGTTGGATCTTCGGTCCAGAACATGTCGCCTAACGCGGATCGCGCGCCTGAAATCCCTCTGGGTGCCGCTGCTCGAGCTTTCGAATGTTCGCCACGGCGACGTCACCTAACGAGATGCCGAGCGCATCGGCGGTGACGGCGACACACCAGAGGACATCGCCGAGCTCCTCGACGAAACGTTCGGTGCTCGTTTCGCGTTGCTGAAACACGCGCTTCCGCACGAGGCCCAAGACCTCGCCCGCCTCTTCGGCCAATCCCGCGGCCGCGTCGAGCAGGCGCTCATCGGCCGTGAGCACAGGGTTGACGGTACGAAGGGCAGAGCGTTGGAAGTCGGCGAGATGCACAGGGGCCAGGGCTAGGGGATTGGGTCTAGGGATCGGGGCTAGAGAGGAGCTAGCGGAGCTGCTAGGTGCTAGGTGCTAGGTGCTAGGTGCTAGGTGCTAGGTGCTAGGCGCACCAATTACCTGGCACCTCCGTTCACCGATAGCTCACCCGCGGATCCGCCTTCGCATAGGCGAGATCCGTGATGAGATTCACCACCACGAAGACCGCGCTGAGAAATAGCACCGTTCCTTGAATGGCCGGCAGGTCGCGGCGGCCAATGGCGTTCACGACATAGCGGCCGATGCCCGGCCACGAAAACACCGTCTCGGTGAGAATGCTCCCGGTGAGATACGCGCCGAAGTCGAGGCCGACGACGGTAATGATTGGAATGAGTGCGTTCCGCAGGGCGTGCTTGATCGTGACCGCACGCTCGGCGAGGCCCTTGGCGCGCGCCGTCCTCACATAGTCCGCGCCCAACGACTCGAGCATTGCCGAGCGAGTCATGCGCGCGAGAAAAGCGATCGAACGCATGCCGAGGGCCAGGGCCGGAAGGATCAGGAAGCGCATGCGCCCGTAGCCGGATGGCGGCAGGACGCGCAGCGTGACGGCGAAGAGAAGAATCAGCAGCAAACCGACCCAATATACGGGGAATGAAATCCCGAGATAGGCCACGCCTAACGACAAACGATCGAACCATCCGCCCGGGGTGCGCGCACTCAAGACGCCGAGCGTGATGCCGACGACCACGGCGAGCAGCATCGCCGCGCCGGCGAGCTGGAGCGTTTTCGGAAAGCGCTCGCGAATGTCCTGCGTGATCGGCCGGTTCGTGATGTACGATCGTCCGAGATCGCCGCGGGCGACGCTCGCGACATAGTGTCCGAATCGCTGCGGGAGAGGATCGTCGAGATGGAGCTGCGCGCGTAGCCGCGCGATCGTCTCTTCGTCGGCGTGCTCGCCGATCATCGCCTGTACGGGATCGCCGGGCGCGATGTACAGCAGGAGAAACGCGACGAGAAGTACCCCGAAGAGCGTCGGCACCGCGAGGAGCAGGCGTCGCAGAAGAAAGGACATTCAGGGCGTGGAGGGAGGAGCGTTGCGCGTGGAGCGCGGAGCGTTCGGCGCGACGTGTGGGGCACTGTCCGCAGGTGTGCTCTGCCCTCCGCGCTCCGCGCTCAGCGACACATCGAGCCAGCGCTGGCCATTGAAGATCACCGGCGGACGAAATCCCTTGACCCACGGTTGGACGGCATACAGCTCGTTATAGAAGTACAGAAACATCATCGGAGCGTCGACAAAGCCGATCGAATCGGCGCTTCGCAGGAGAGCCGCGCGTTTCGTCGCATTCAACTCTCGTCGCGCGGCCAGCACGGTGGAATCAAAGCGCGTATTGGCGTAGAACGACACGTTTCCACCCGATCCTTTGTTGCCGCTGTACAGCAATGGATAGAGAAAGTTCTCCGCGTCGGGATAATCGGCGTACCAGTCCTTAAGAATCATATCCGTCTCGCCCTTTCGAGCAGCCGCTCGTGACGCGGCGGACTCTCGCTGCACAACCTTCGTCCGAATGCCGACGGCGTTCAAATACGCCTGGATCGTCTCTGCGATGCGGACGTAGATCGGGGTCATGGACACCCACAGCTCGACGTCAATTCCGTTCGGATGGCCTGCGGCGGCAAGAAGCTGTTTCGCTTTGGCGGGGTTGAAAGGATAGGGACGACGAGCGCTGTCATAGCCAGCGAGTGCCGGTGGAATAACGCCAGCGGCTCGTGTGCCGCGCCCTGCGACGAGTCGCTCGATGATCGTATTGATGTCGACTGCGTAGTTGATCGCCTGACGGACGCGCGGATCGACGAGCGGGCCGCGCGTGGTATTGATTCCAACGTACACCAGCTCGAGCGCGGGGGTGGAGCTGAGCATCGGGCGACGGCTTTCGTCATCCTCCCATTCACGGATTTGGCCGGCTGGTATCTGAAGGACATCGACGTTCCCGCTCTCGAACTCCGCGACGGACGTGCTAGGCTCGGCAATGATCCGCGCCTCGAGGGACTCGGCCTTTGGTGGGCCGAGGAAGTACTGATCGTTCCGGGCAAAGAGGAGATAGTCATCGTGGTGCCAGTCGATCAATCGCCAGGGTCCGGTACCTATCGGTCGCTCGCCAAAGTTCGGTGCGATGCGTTGCGGAACGATGGACGCAACTGGCATCGCGAGCAGCTTGAGGAATGCGGCGAGTGGCTCCTCGAGCGTGACGACGATCGTGCTGTCGTCACGCACGGAAAGCCCGGCGACGGTCTTTGCTTTCTGCGTGTGAAAATCTCGGGCGCCCTTGATCGGATACAGAAACTCGCTTGCAGAGCTCCTGGTACTGGGCTCGAGCGCTCGCTCCCAGCTGGCGACCACGTCGCGCGCGCCGAAGGAACTGCCATCGTGGAAGTGGACGCTGCGGCGCAGGTGAAACGTGTATGTGCGGCCATCCGACGAGAGGTCCCATCGTTCGGCGAGGCCCGGCTCGACCTGCGCCGTTGGGGTAAAACGCGTCAATCCGTCGAAGATATACCCGACGGCGCGGCCCGTCGGTACATCAGTCGAGAGTGCGGGATCGAGCGAGCGTGGATCGTAGTTGTCGCGTGAATCGATGAGCGTGCGTCGATCGGGCGCTACATCGCCGCCAAAGCACGCGACGAGCGCGGCGAGACCGACGAAGAAACCGCGGCGCACGCCGCGGTATAACGGGGAATTCTCGATGCGCGTGGGAGAAGATGGGCGCCGTTGACACGCTAGCATGCGCGCGAGAACTTACCCGGCCGCGCCGCGAAGCGTCAATCATACGTGCCCGCGCATTGACGTCGTGATGCCGGGCGCGTCCTGTATCGACGGGCGTGTGGGCACTCCCGAACCAACGGGGCGGGTCGTGGTATGTAGGGGGAGCGCTCTCATACGAGGTTCGAATGTCCGCACAGAGTGATCTGCTTCGTGCCGAGGAGCCAGGCGTGGACCCGAATTACAACTACCGGCCGCTTGCTGACGCTCGCCCCGACGATGCGCCGCTCGTGTTGAATCGTTCGGGAGGATCATCACTCACCGCGCCGAATTGCCGCCGGCGGTGATGCGGCGATTCTTTTTCGCGCTGCTGGCTTGGGCGGGTGTCGTCCTCGGGCTCCTGGCGGGGGCCTCGTCGGCGAGCGCGCAGGATATTGGGTGTGACCCCGGCGATCGGGAAGTGCGGAGCCTCGACTTCATCGGCAATCACGCCTTCACCGACGACGAGCTTGCGTTGCGCATCGCGACGACGCCGTCGACATGGTCGCGACGACATCTGAAAGTGTTCGGGACGCGGCGCTGCCTCGACATGGACGAGCTGGTCCGCGACAAGTACCGCCTGCAGCTACTGTATCGACAGGCGGGCTACTACAACGCCAAGGTCGACACGCTGCTCACGCCGGCCGGGCCTGATCAGGTCAACGTCAAGTTCCTGATCGACGAAGGGAAGCCTGTTCTCATTTCGCGCCTAACGATGGCGGGCCTCGATTCCGTCAAGAATCGTGAGCAGATCCTAAGTGGCTTGTGGGTGGCAGTCGGGAAGCCGTACGACTTCAATCGAATCCAGGCCGATGTGGCGACGGTGCTCGCGCGGCTGCGCAACGTCGGCTATCCGCAGCCGGACTTTCTGCGCAATTATGACGTCGACAGAGACTCCCTAACGGCGCACGTCGCGATCACCTTTTTGCCCGGTCCCCTGGTGCGCATTGGCGCCGTGAACGTCTACGACACGCCTAATAAGGGGAAGAAGCAGGAGATCAGCGATCGAATCATTCGCAAGCTCGTCGGCATCGGTCCTGGCGACACGTTCAAGGAGCAGGCGCTGATCGACGCGCAGCGGAATCTGTACCAGACGAGTGCCTTCAGATATGTAGAGGTCGTGCCTGTGGTCGATACGGCGAGGCTCGTCGCCGATTCGACCATGGATCTCAAGGTTACGCTGATCGAGGGCTACATGCGCGACCTCAACACTGAGTTGGGTTGGGCGACCCTCGACTGCTTCCGCGCCCGCGCGCAGATCGTCGACAAGAATTTCCTGGGTGGCGCGCAACGACTGGAGCTAACAGGTCAGGCGTCGAAGCTTCTCTGGGGCGTGATGCAGACTGATTTCACCCGCCAGAACCTCTGTCGCTACGACTATCTGAACGAAGACCCGTTCAGCAAATCCAACTACTCCTTGAACGCGACGCTTCGTCAACCGGCGCTCTTCGGGACGTGGGCGACCCCGTCGTTCTCACTCTACACGGAGCGACGGAGCGAGTACAAAGCGTATTTGCGTACGACCTACATCGGTGGCGAAGCCTCCCTGCTCAGAGCGCTGTCGTCGACGGCGTCGCTCCGCGTCGGCTACAACATCGAGTATGGAAAGACGGAGGCTGACCCAACGCTCCTCTGCGCTGGCTTCAGTCGCTGCGATTCCGCTTCCATTCGTCAAACTCTCAGCCTGCTGCCCTTGGCGGTATTCAGCGTTGCGGCAGCACGCGTGCGTACCGACAATCCCGTGAACCCGACGGACGGGTACGCAATTCGAGCGGAGTCACGTAACTCGGCGACTTTCCTCGGATCGAGCTCCCAGCTCACTTTCGTGAAGGGTGTTGGCGACGCGGCGTGGTACCATCCAGTTTCAGGCGGTGTCCTCGCACTACGCCTCCACGTTGGATCAGTCTGGGGCGGCGCCGACGTGAATGGCGTTACACAACCGCCGCAGCAGGAGCGTCTCTATGCCGGAGGCGCCGCCAGCGTTCGAGGATATCCGCAGAACGAGCTGGGATCGCTACTCTACGTTTTCGAGGACACCTCACAGAAGCAGATCCAGATCAAACACGTTACCCCGGACACGGTCTATTTCGTCTTTAGCGACTCTGCGAAGCAGAACCGAGTTGTACCGGTGGGCGGCAACCGCCTTTTGGTTGGGAGTGTCGACTACCGAGTGCGCTCGCCGATTCTCCCGAGGCTCTTGCAGTTCACGTTTTTCACGGATGCAGGCACAGTTTGGAACTGGGATACCAGGTTTCCTCTTGGCGGATTCCACCCCAGCTACACCCCGGGAATAGGGCTCCGGGCCTTCACTCCGCTCGGGCCCATTCAGATCAATGCGGGGTACAACCCATCCGACCCGGTCTTAGGTCAGGCGCTGTTCACGCCGAACCGGGATCTCGCGCAAAAAGGCGGCTTCGTCAACGTGTATTGTGCAGTGCCGGACGGAACGTCCGCTGCAGATGCATCGAAATCATTTTTCAAGAACGGCCAGTGGCAGCAGGTTCCAAATACGGTGTGCAATCCCACTTATCGGCCGTCGCTGCCGGCACATTGGTACAACAGATTTACCATTACTTTCTCGATAGGTCCCGAGTTCTAATCGTCTAGTCCCTGTATGATCAGGCGTCGCCGGCTCGTCGCTCTCGTCAGCGCCGTTGCGTTGCTCGTGATCGGGTTCGTGACGGTCGTCACGGGCCTGTTCGTGACGCATACGAGCTACGGGCAGGAAGAACTGCGGCGCCTTTTCCAGGGACAGTTGGCGAGCGTGATCAAAGGCAAAGTGTATCTGGGCGCGGTGAGCGGCGGCTTCCTCACCGGCATCCAGATCGATAGCCTCGCCATTCGCGATGCGGACAACGACTCGTTGCTCCTCAGCACCGGACGCATAACGGCGAGCTATGACCCGCGCGACGTGATCGACAAGCGTCTCTTGTTACGCGATGTCGACGTCGAGCATCCGGTGATCTACATCCGGCAACACGCGAGCGGCCGATGGAACGTGAAGGAAGTCTTCGGCGGCTACGAGAAGAAAAGCAACGGGCCGAAGACGCCCGGTCGGAATTTCGGTGACTTCTTCGTCATCGATTCGGCTCGCGTCCACGACGCGACATTCGTGCTGCAGATGCCTTGGACGCCCGATGACACGTTGCGCGGAGCGAAGCTCGACAGCGCCGTCAAGAACACGCTTTCGCGTCCGGACAAGGAGATCCGCCGAGTGATCGACGAAGGGAAACCGGGATACGCGCGGACGTGGCGGTGGACGAAGCTTTCCGCAGTCGCCTCCCACATCCGCCTCGCCGATCCGGATAGTGACAAGCTGGGCCGCCTCTTCGTATTCGATTCGGTTCAGTCGGTCGAGAGCGACCCTCCGTTCAAGTTCCGCAACATTCGAGGTTCATTGCGCAACCTCGGCGATTCGATCTGGCTCGACGTCGCGCACTTCGATCTCCCGCAGTCGACGGGCTCGGGCAAAGGAAAGATCGTTTGGGGCAGCGATCTCCCGGTCCGCTACGATCTCGCCATCACCGGTGATTCGGTCGCGCTCAACGACGTCGCGTGGGTGTACCCGACGCTGCCGACGACGGGGGGCGGCAAGACCACACTGCACATCGGCAACGAGCCGACCAACCTGCACATCATCGATTATAAGCTTACTAACATGGACGTGACGAGCACCGGCTCGCATCTGATCGGCGACATGACATTCGCCGTCGGAGGGCCAGTGCTGGCCGTGAAGGACGTGAAGATGTCGGGTGCGCCATTCGACTTCGATCTGCTGCGGGCGCTGAATGGCAAACCCTTTCCGGTCGACTGGCGCGGGCAGCTCTACGGTAGCGTGCGCGCTCGAGGCGGACCGCTCGATCGATTCTACGTCGACGAGAGTAACGTGATCTTCCGCGACGCCCACGTGCCTGGCGCCAACTCGCGCGTCGGCGGTCATGGTGAGTTGAACATCCTGCAACCGGCGCTCACCAGCTTCCGGAGTTTCGCGGTCAACGCCACGTCGGTCGATCTGCGGTCGATCGAGTTCCTGTATCCGAACTTTCCGCGACTCGGCGGGACCATTTCCGGAACCGCGACACTGGACTCCTCGTGGCTCGACATTCGGTTCGCGAATGCGGATATCATCCATCGCGATGGTCCCGGTGAACCGTCGCACCTGACGGGAAGCGGGCGCGTGACGTGGGGACCGAAGTTCATGACGTACGACATCGACGCCCAGGCGCAGCCGATCTCGTTAGCTATGCTGGCGCGATCGTATCCCAAGCTGCCACTCACCGGCTTGATGAGCGGGCCGGTGAAAGCGAACGGCACGATCGAAGACTTGCAGCTGACGACCAACCTGCAGGGACCGGCGGGAGCGCTGAGCTTCGACGGCCGCATCGACATCGATCCGCCAAGCTACGGCATTCACGGCACGGGCCAGGCGACCGGGCTCGCCCTTCACGAGCTGCTCGATCCGACGCGGCTCGATGGCCCCGTGAAGCCGGCGACCGTCACCGCTCGGTACGAGATCGGATTGAGCGGTGACTCTCTCCCCGATCTCGAGGGGAACGTCTCGGTCGATGTCGCGCGCGCCAACGTCGATGGATTGCGGATCTTCCCGTCCACGGGGCGGCTTCGCTTTGCGGACAGGCGAATCTTCGTCGACACGCTACGCCTCGAGACGACGGCGGCAACGGTTCTCGCTCATGGCGCCCTCGGTCTGCCGCACGGGATTTCGGACTCGCTCCGGTACCAGCTGATCGTCGATTCGTTAGGCGGCCTCCGCCGATACCTCGTGAGTAGGACACCGGAAGACACCGCCCTCGCCGATTCACTCGGCGGGCAGGTGACGGTGAACGGTACTGCGTACGGGCGGGTCGATAGTTTGGACGTGGCCGGCGCAGTGATCGGCAACGGCTTGCTGGTGGGCAAGAACCGCGGTCGCATCGTCGGCGGACGATTTGCGATTCGTAATATCCTCAACGATCCCGTCGGCAACGCGTCGCTGCGGTTCGATACCCTCACTATAGCCGGCGTCGTCCTCGACTCGCTCGGTGCCGATCTCCGCCTCGCGGGGCGGTCGCAGGCGACCTTTGCCATCGGTGTTCGCAGTGACAACGGTCCGAGGGCCAACATGGTCGGCACCGCGATAGCGACCGGCGGCGCGATCGGTGGCCGTCAGGCATCGACGCGCTTCGCGATCGACTCGTTGGGCCTCACGATCGGGGACAGCAAATGGCGGCTCGCCGGCGGCTCGCATGTCACACGCGACACCCTCGGTCTCGCGATCGATTCGCTGGTGTTGGTGAATGGCGCCGGCGGCCGGATCGCCGTGCGCGGCTCGGCACCCCAGTCGGCCCCGGTGTCGCTCGACGTCGCCGCCGACAGCGTTGGTCTCGTCGACCTGGGCGTCCTGGGACAATTGCCTGCGGCAGTGAGCGGCTTCGCCTCGGCGCACGGACGCATTACAGGGACGCGCGCACAACCAGACATCCGGTTCGATGCGCGCACGACTCGGTTGGCGTACGGCGGCATGCAGGTCGAGCGGGCAACCGCGAGCGGAACCTATCGAGATCGTAGCCTCGACATGTCGGTTGATCTCTTTCGAGACAATGTCGCGGCGCTACATGCGACGATGGGCGTTCCGGTCATTCTTACGCTCTTCGACGCGCAGCGGCTGGGCGCGCCCATTCACGGGTCGATTCGCGCCGACAGCGCCGACTTGTCGGTGATCGAGATGCTCTCGTCGTC
This genomic window from Gemmatimonadaceae bacterium contains:
- a CDS encoding YihY/virulence factor BrkB family protein — encoded protein: MVVRGYDIAALAKKTWGEIGKDKVSVYAAQMSYSLFFALFPLLLFFAALLSLVADRQTVMAEFNGRIAAALPGDVASLLGKTIEEVIFAKGAPGLLSFGLLTAAWSGSSIFGALRAALNAAYGVEETRPWWMQYLVQLSMLIVAGAVIVASTMILINGEGIVAWLATHLGLERITTLIWTVIQFPLAFIALVAVLWMIYYVLPNCRHQDKRILILGALLATLLWIAATLLFRLYVQKFNQLNPAYGAIGAIMVLLTWMYYSSYVLLAIGELMAELQAGSGRVDQPVEKSPMAGASVPRRYALVPSRGARSARFCGASLKARRCALSLRRSAFSVCSRSSPDLFL
- a CDS encoding DUF2071 domain-containing protein; translation: MFWTEDPTGEIGHRPWPLPSSPWIMAQRWTDLLFAHWPVDAEALRRIVPPSLPIDLFEGRAWVSIAAFYLSHLRARWLPALPIVSEFPELNVRTYVTLGSKPGVYFFSLDAGSAVAVAAARATYFLPYFRASMNIRAAADGTLQYHSRRIDSRGRPAELSARYRPIGPISRAKPGSLDHWLTERYSLYAIDHAARIRCAEIHHHPWPLQPAEADISVNTMASAGGIELPSTAPRLSFASRLDVVVWSPTRVPDANSPQKR
- a CDS encoding MazG nucleotide pyrophosphohydrolase domain-containing protein; this translates as MHLADFQRSALRTVNPVLTADERLLDAAAGLAEEAGEVLGLVRKRVFQQRETSTERFVEELGDVLWCVAVTADALGISLGDVAVANIRKLEQRHPEGFQARDPR
- a CDS encoding ABC transporter permease yields the protein MSFLLRRLLLAVPTLFGVLLVAFLLLYIAPGDPVQAMIGEHADEETIARLRAQLHLDDPLPQRFGHYVASVARGDLGRSYITNRPITQDIRERFPKTLQLAGAAMLLAVVVGITLGVLSARTPGGWFDRLSLGVAYLGISFPVYWVGLLLILLFAVTLRVLPPSGYGRMRFLILPALALGMRSIAFLARMTRSAMLESLGADYVRTARAKGLAERAVTIKHALRNALIPIITVVGLDFGAYLTGSILTETVFSWPGIGRYVVNAIGRRDLPAIQGTVLFLSAVFVVVNLITDLAYAKADPRVSYR
- a CDS encoding ABC transporter substrate-binding protein, with protein sequence MRRGFFVGLAALVACFGGDVAPDRRTLIDSRDNYDPRSLDPALSTDVPTGRAVGYIFDGLTRFTPTAQVEPGLAERWDLSSDGRTYTFHLRRSVHFHDGSSFGARDVVASWERALEPSTRSSASEFLYPIKGARDFHTQKAKTVAGLSVRDDSTIVVTLEEPLAAFLKLLAMPVASIVPQRIAPNFGERPIGTGPWRLIDWHHDDYLLFARNDQYFLGPPKAESLEARIIAEPSTSVAEFESGNVDVLQIPAGQIREWEDDESRRPMLSSTPALELVYVGINTTRGPLVDPRVRQAINYAVDINTIIERLVAGRGTRAAGVIPPALAGYDSARRPYPFNPAKAKQLLAAAGHPNGIDVELWVSMTPIYVRIAETIQAYLNAVGIRTKVVQRESAASRAAARKGETDMILKDWYADYPDAENFLYPLLYSGNKGSGGNVSFYANTRFDSTVLAARRELNATKRAALLRSADSIGFVDAPMMFLYFYNELYAVQPWVKGFRPPVIFNGQRWLDVSLSAERGGQSTPADSAPHVAPNAPRSTRNAPPSTP
- a CDS encoding BamA/TamA family outer membrane protein; the encoded protein is MRRFFFALLAWAGVVLGLLAGASSASAQDIGCDPGDREVRSLDFIGNHAFTDDELALRIATTPSTWSRRHLKVFGTRRCLDMDELVRDKYRLQLLYRQAGYYNAKVDTLLTPAGPDQVNVKFLIDEGKPVLISRLTMAGLDSVKNREQILSGLWVAVGKPYDFNRIQADVATVLARLRNVGYPQPDFLRNYDVDRDSLTAHVAITFLPGPLVRIGAVNVYDTPNKGKKQEISDRIIRKLVGIGPGDTFKEQALIDAQRNLYQTSAFRYVEVVPVVDTARLVADSTMDLKVTLIEGYMRDLNTELGWATLDCFRARAQIVDKNFLGGAQRLELTGQASKLLWGVMQTDFTRQNLCRYDYLNEDPFSKSNYSLNATLRQPALFGTWATPSFSLYTERRSEYKAYLRTTYIGGEASLLRALSSTASLRVGYNIEYGKTEADPTLLCAGFSRCDSASIRQTLSLLPLAVFSVAAARVRTDNPVNPTDGYAIRAESRNSATFLGSSSQLTFVKGVGDAAWYHPVSGGVLALRLHVGSVWGGADVNGVTQPPQQERLYAGGAASVRGYPQNELGSLLYVFEDTSQKQIQIKHVTPDTVYFVFSDSAKQNRVVPVGGNRLLVGSVDYRVRSPILPRLLQFTFFTDAGTVWNWDTRFPLGGFHPSYTPGIGLRAFTPLGPIQINAGYNPSDPVLGQALFTPNRDLAQKGGFVNVYCAVPDGTSAADASKSFFKNGQWQQVPNTVCNPTYRPSLPAHWYNRFTITFSIGPEF